One part of the Thermococcus radiotolerans genome encodes these proteins:
- a CDS encoding sulfide/dihydroorotate dehydrogenase-like FAD/NAD-binding protein, protein MYRITAKEELDVRDFFMEVEAPHVARAWKPGQFVVLLIHKKGERIPMSIYYADRETGRIGMFIRRHGKTSFDLWDNFDVGDSLYAVAGPLGTPIEVKYYGNVVFVSDAVCGQAENYATLKAMKEAGNYTISIQTFEDRAHSYPEKFLAKPVADEYYLTTEDGSRGIKGHYLDVLKELIEKDKVDIVFGGGKLGSLKKLAELTREYGIPTIVTVRQIMVDGTGMCGSCRILYDGEIKFACRDGPMFDAHKVDWDDVIRRDSRFVREQEIAKKHYLESRGVV, encoded by the coding sequence ATGTACCGAATTACTGCAAAAGAAGAACTGGATGTTAGGGATTTCTTTATGGAGGTCGAGGCACCGCACGTGGCAAGGGCCTGGAAGCCGGGTCAGTTCGTTGTTTTGCTGATACACAAGAAGGGTGAGAGAATTCCAATGTCCATTTACTACGCCGACAGGGAGACCGGAAGGATAGGAATGTTCATCAGGAGGCACGGAAAGACCAGCTTTGACCTCTGGGACAACTTCGACGTTGGCGATTCCCTCTACGCGGTCGCGGGCCCGCTCGGAACGCCAATCGAGGTCAAGTACTACGGAAACGTCGTCTTCGTCTCCGACGCCGTCTGCGGTCAGGCCGAGAACTACGCCACCCTCAAGGCGATGAAAGAGGCCGGAAACTACACGATCTCCATCCAGACCTTCGAGGACAGGGCCCACTCCTACCCCGAGAAGTTCCTGGCAAAGCCCGTCGCCGATGAGTACTACCTCACCACGGAGGACGGCTCGCGTGGAATCAAGGGACACTACCTCGACGTTCTGAAGGAGCTCATCGAGAAGGACAAGGTCGACATAGTCTTCGGCGGCGGAAAGCTGGGCTCGCTCAAGAAGCTCGCCGAGCTGACCAGGGAGTACGGAATCCCGACCATAGTCACCGTCAGGCAGATAATGGTGGACGGAACCGGCATGTGCGGCTCCTGCAGGATACTCTACGACGGCGAGATAAAGTTCGCCTGCCGCGATGGGCCGATGTTCGACGCCCACAAGGTGGACTGGGACGACGTCATAAGGCGTGACAGCAGGTTCGTTCGCGAACAGGAGATAGCCAAAAAGCACTACCTCGAGTCCAGGGGGGTGGTCTGA
- a CDS encoding proteasome-activating nucleotidase, producing MSVEDVGVKPSDEYDDYIMYLKRRIRQLELQVRTLEADKERLERELSRLRMEMSRLRQPPAFAGTLLELLDEDRAIVQNYNGPRFVVRIAPWIEREDLKPGARVALDQRTMAVVELLPSEKDPSVLGFEVIERPEVSYKDVGGLDKQLQELREAVELPLRHPELFEKVGIEPPKGVLLYGPPGCGKTLMAKALAHEVNATFIKVVGSELVRKFIGEGARLVHELFELAKEKAPTIIFIDEIDAIGAKRMDETTGGEREVNRTLMQLLAEMDGFDPSGNVKVIAATNRPDILDPALLRPGRFDRLIEVPLPDFKGRLEILRVHTRKMNLKGVDLRIIAEMTEGASGADLKAIATEAGMFAIRARREYVTQDDFLKAIEKVFSSEQKLAQQIAMHEVMYG from the coding sequence ATGAGCGTTGAAGACGTCGGAGTTAAACCATCGGACGAGTACGATGATTACATCATGTACCTCAAGAGGAGGATTAGGCAGCTTGAACTCCAGGTGAGAACCCTTGAGGCCGATAAGGAGAGGCTGGAGAGGGAGCTCTCTCGCCTTAGGATGGAGATGTCCCGGCTGAGGCAGCCCCCGGCCTTCGCGGGCACACTCCTCGAGCTACTCGACGAGGACAGGGCGATAGTCCAGAACTACAACGGACCGCGCTTCGTTGTCAGAATAGCCCCGTGGATAGAGCGGGAGGACCTGAAGCCCGGAGCGAGGGTTGCCCTCGACCAGAGAACGATGGCGGTTGTGGAGCTCCTCCCCAGCGAGAAGGACCCGAGCGTTCTCGGCTTCGAGGTCATCGAGAGGCCAGAGGTCAGCTACAAAGACGTTGGCGGTCTGGACAAACAGCTGCAGGAGCTGAGGGAGGCAGTGGAGCTTCCGCTCAGGCACCCTGAGCTCTTCGAGAAGGTGGGAATTGAGCCGCCGAAGGGAGTCCTCCTCTACGGCCCGCCGGGCTGTGGAAAGACCCTCATGGCCAAGGCGCTCGCCCACGAGGTCAACGCCACCTTCATAAAGGTCGTCGGCAGCGAGCTGGTGAGGAAGTTCATAGGCGAAGGGGCAAGGCTGGTTCACGAGCTCTTTGAACTGGCCAAGGAGAAGGCCCCGACGATAATATTCATCGACGAAATTGACGCAATAGGTGCAAAGAGGATGGACGAGACGACCGGCGGCGAGAGAGAGGTCAACAGGACCTTGATGCAGCTTCTGGCCGAGATGGACGGCTTCGATCCGAGCGGAAACGTCAAGGTGATAGCGGCAACGAACAGGCCCGACATTCTCGATCCGGCCCTGCTGAGGCCCGGACGCTTTGACAGGCTGATAGAGGTTCCGCTTCCGGACTTCAAGGGCAGGCTGGAAATACTCAGGGTCCACACGAGGAAGATGAACCTCAAGGGCGTTGACCTGCGCATAATAGCGGAGATGACCGAGGGAGCAAGCGGAGCGGACCTCAAGGCCATAGCCACCGAGGCCGGAATGTTCGCCATAAGGGCAAGGCGCGAGTACGTTACCCAGGACGACTTCCTCAAGGCAATAGAGAAGGTCTTCAGCTCTGAACAGAAGCTGGCACAACAGATAGCCATGCACGAAGTCATGTACGGCTGA
- a CDS encoding M48 family metallopeptidase, whose amino-acid sequence MLFIIVALEVLLAVIALRELGLKIAMAAFGSIVLLYFWVSTRDVKGNYVTLQRSEMPWLYDGIAEMASKAGIPMPRIYILDDYIPNAYSFKNTIVLSLGLFEVLDREEILAVAAHELGHIKNGDTKVFPVLAYGRYLMMVFTGVLVLLAHRPSVTLAALLLYALYEVARANFLKGREFLADESALRLLDVPMSLKHALEELKYYEDLRADVRLSAVPSIEPSIERRQKVPRIETHPSYDERIFRILVEIHGNNMFNQRMMQ is encoded by the coding sequence ATGCTGTTCATCATCGTGGCCCTCGAGGTCTTGCTGGCGGTGATAGCCCTAAGGGAGCTGGGCCTTAAGATAGCCATGGCTGCCTTCGGCTCCATAGTGCTCCTCTACTTCTGGGTCTCAACCAGGGACGTCAAGGGCAACTACGTAACCCTCCAGAGGAGCGAGATGCCTTGGCTCTACGACGGCATAGCCGAGATGGCCAGCAAGGCCGGAATCCCAATGCCCCGGATATACATCCTGGACGACTACATACCGAACGCGTACTCGTTCAAAAACACGATAGTACTCTCCCTCGGCCTCTTCGAGGTGCTCGACAGGGAGGAGATACTCGCAGTTGCTGCCCACGAGCTGGGCCACATAAAGAACGGTGACACCAAGGTATTCCCCGTACTGGCGTACGGCAGGTACCTGATGATGGTCTTCACGGGAGTACTGGTACTCCTTGCCCACAGGCCGAGCGTTACACTGGCGGCGCTGCTCCTCTACGCCCTCTACGAGGTCGCCAGGGCGAACTTCCTCAAGGGCAGGGAGTTCCTGGCGGATGAATCGGCACTCAGGCTGCTGGACGTGCCCATGAGTCTGAAGCATGCCCTGGAAGAGCTCAAGTACTACGAGGACCTCAGGGCCGATGTGAGGCTGAGCGCCGTGCCTAGCATAGAGCCGTCCATAGAGAGGCGCCAGAAGGTCCCGAGGATAGAAACCCACCCGAGCTACGATGAGAGGATATTCAGGATACTCGTCGAGATTCACGGCAACAACATGTTTAACCAGCGCATGATGCAGTGA
- a CDS encoding DUF2304 domain-containing protein yields MYAVQYIAIVVVLALMLYVMGKYGKKEFEWGDFLFWEAILLGLLIIALFPLKIAEEIKNLLGLGRGLDALFVIGIALSYLMILKVYVAVDKTEREITELTRKIAIELEEMNRRLEKIEEKL; encoded by the coding sequence ATGTACGCCGTTCAGTACATAGCCATAGTCGTTGTGCTGGCCCTGATGCTCTACGTTATGGGGAAGTACGGGAAGAAGGAGTTTGAGTGGGGCGATTTCCTCTTTTGGGAGGCTATCCTTCTGGGTCTCTTGATAATCGCACTATTCCCCCTTAAGATAGCTGAGGAAATAAAGAACCTTCTCGGCCTTGGAAGGGGACTAGATGCCCTCTTTGTCATTGGAATAGCTTTGTCATATCTTATGATACTGAAGGTTTACGTGGCAGTGGACAAAACGGAGAGGGAGATAACCGAACTGACGAGGAAAATCGCCATCGAACTTGAGGAGATGAACAGAAGACTGGAGAAAATCGAGGAGAAGCTCTAA
- the dph5 gene encoding diphthine synthase, with translation MAIYFIGLGLYDERDITLKGLETARKCDLVFAEFYTSLLAGTTLDKVEELIGKPIRRLSREEVELHFERIVLSEAREKDVAFLTAGDPMVATTHSDLRIRAKELGIESYVIHAPSIYSAIAVTGLQIYKFGKSATVAYPEKNWFPTSHYDVIKENMERNLHTMLFLDIKAEQNRYMTANEAMEILLQVEDMKKENVFTPNTLVVVLARAGSLNPTLRAGYVRDMIQEDFGRQPHVMVVPGRLHIVEAEYLVAFAGAPKEILDGI, from the coding sequence ATGGCGATATACTTCATAGGACTCGGCCTTTACGACGAGAGGGACATCACGCTCAAAGGACTTGAAACCGCCAGAAAATGCGACCTGGTCTTCGCGGAATTTTATACCTCCCTCCTGGCGGGTACTACCCTGGATAAGGTGGAGGAGCTTATCGGGAAGCCCATCCGGCGGCTGAGCAGGGAGGAGGTTGAGCTCCATTTTGAGAGAATAGTCCTCAGCGAGGCCCGGGAGAAGGACGTGGCTTTTCTGACCGCCGGCGATCCGATGGTGGCGACGACGCATTCTGACCTCCGCATAAGGGCCAAGGAGCTCGGAATCGAGAGCTACGTCATCCACGCCCCGAGCATCTACTCTGCGATAGCGGTAACCGGACTGCAGATATACAAGTTCGGCAAGAGCGCAACCGTCGCCTACCCGGAGAAGAACTGGTTTCCAACGAGCCACTACGATGTAATAAAGGAGAATATGGAAAGAAACCTTCACACGATGCTCTTCCTCGACATAAAGGCCGAGCAGAACCGCTACATGACGGCCAACGAGGCAATGGAGATACTCCTCCAAGTGGAGGACATGAAGAAGGAAAACGTCTTCACCCCGAACACGCTGGTCGTGGTTCTGGCGAGGGCGGGCTCGCTGAACCCGACGCTCAGGGCCGGCTACGTTCGGGACATGATCCAGGAGGACTTCGGGAGACAGCCCCACGTGATGGTCGTTCCTGGCAGGCTCCACATAGTGGAGGCGGAGTACCTGGTGGCCTTCGCGGGGGCCCCAAAAGAGATACTCGACGGAATCTAG
- a CDS encoding deoxycytidylate deaminase has product MAVEIVLDRERAERIKRIRPTKDEYFMLIAKLVSLRATCPRLRVGAVAVKDGYILATGYNGAPRGMEHCIDAGCIIVDGHCHRAVHAEQNVIAMAARKGISLEGATLYVTHFPCDTCFKLVINAGIREIVYEEMYPNEATEILLKEAQEKGIVRIRQFRLPKERVRVFLEELFGEFVD; this is encoded by the coding sequence ATGGCGGTGGAGATAGTACTGGACAGGGAAAGGGCTGAAAGGATAAAGCGCATACGGCCCACCAAGGACGAGTACTTTATGCTCATAGCCAAGCTCGTATCGCTCAGGGCTACCTGTCCGCGCCTGAGGGTTGGGGCCGTGGCCGTAAAGGACGGTTACATCCTTGCAACTGGCTACAACGGTGCACCGAGGGGCATGGAGCACTGTATAGACGCCGGATGCATCATCGTCGACGGCCACTGCCACAGGGCCGTCCATGCGGAGCAGAACGTCATAGCGATGGCGGCTAGAAAGGGCATAAGCCTCGAGGGGGCGACGCTCTACGTCACCCACTTCCCCTGCGACACCTGTTTCAAGCTGGTCATCAACGCCGGAATCCGGGAGATAGTCTACGAGGAGATGTACCCCAACGAGGCGACTGAGATTCTCCTGAAGGAAGCGCAGGAAAAAGGAATAGTCAGGATAAGACAGTTCAGGCTCCCGAAGGAGAGGGTACGGGTCTTTCTGGAGGAGCTTTTCGGGGAGTTCGTGGATTAG
- a CDS encoding 4-phosphopantoate--beta-alanine ligase, with the protein MVEIPKSHPRYWSLYYREKIIEGMEKGMTAKAGLIAHGRGEAFDYLIGERTIEPAERAMKAAVAKLILAKHPVISVNGNVAALVPKETIELAKALNAKLEINLFYRTEERVRAIAEELRKHDPDVELLGINPTKRIPGLEHERGKVDEEGIWKADVVVVPLEDGDRTEALVRMGKFVITVDLNPLSRSARMADITIVDNIVRAYPRMTELAREMKDYSREELLAILEEYDNGKTLSDVLAHIRDRLTRLAQGGVWRKERLE; encoded by the coding sequence ATGGTGGAGATACCGAAGAGCCACCCGCGCTACTGGAGCCTGTACTACAGGGAGAAGATCATCGAGGGAATGGAGAAGGGCATGACGGCCAAGGCCGGGCTGATAGCCCACGGCCGCGGTGAGGCCTTCGACTACCTCATAGGGGAAAGGACGATAGAGCCTGCCGAGAGGGCGATGAAAGCCGCCGTCGCTAAGCTAATCCTGGCGAAGCACCCAGTTATCTCGGTCAACGGCAACGTCGCGGCACTCGTTCCAAAGGAGACGATAGAGCTGGCAAAAGCGCTAAACGCCAAGCTCGAGATAAACCTATTCTACCGCACGGAAGAGCGCGTTAGGGCGATAGCGGAGGAGCTGAGGAAGCACGACCCCGATGTGGAGCTCCTGGGAATAAACCCCACGAAGCGCATCCCCGGCTTGGAGCACGAGCGCGGAAAGGTTGACGAGGAGGGCATATGGAAGGCCGACGTGGTGGTCGTCCCGCTGGAGGACGGCGACAGAACGGAGGCCCTCGTCAGAATGGGTAAGTTCGTGATCACCGTTGACCTCAACCCGCTTTCCCGCTCGGCGAGGATGGCGGACATAACGATAGTTGACAACATAGTCCGCGCGTATCCGAGAATGACTGAACTGGCCAGGGAGATGAAGGATTACAGCAGGGAGGAGCTTCTCGCGATACTGGAGGAATACGACAACGGAAAAACGCTGAGCGACGTACTCGCACACATACGGGATAGGTTAACCAGGCTAGCCCAGGGTGGGGTGTGGCGCAAGGAGAGGTTGGAGTGA
- a CDS encoding glycosyltransferase has translation MDVKLVVFDLDGTLVGAPKPFAELKEELKSRLSEMGIPEETLGDLTPMYESLLRISRETGRDFGELYSILVELEVERIGDSFLFEGVLDVLDFLRKRGIEMAIMTRSSREATLKALEMHGIREYFRIISTRDDVPPDGLKPNAGQLRRIIESFGTEPTKVLVVGDHGYDILPARELGALSVMITGHTAGRMSFSVDSTPDFEVQDMKGLLLLLENILDAYVVVPAYNEEKTLGGVLDDLLRYFRREEIVVVNDGSGDMTREIARSKGVHVLTHLVNRGLGGALGTGIAYALRQKARLILTFDADGQHLVSDALRVMKPVAEGGADFAVGSRLKGDTSQMPFVKRFGNFVLDAITAVFARKYVSDSQSGLRCLSRECASKIRITCDRYAVSSEIIIEAARNRCRIVEVPIRAVYTEYSMKKGTNILEGVKIALNLLFDKLR, from the coding sequence ATGGACGTAAAACTTGTGGTCTTTGACCTCGACGGGACGCTGGTCGGCGCGCCCAAGCCCTTCGCGGAACTCAAGGAGGAGCTTAAATCCAGGCTCTCCGAGATGGGAATACCCGAGGAAACCCTCGGCGACCTGACACCGATGTACGAGAGCCTGCTCAGAATATCACGCGAGACCGGGAGGGACTTCGGGGAGCTTTATTCAATCTTGGTCGAGCTTGAGGTCGAGAGGATTGGGGATAGTTTCCTCTTTGAAGGGGTTCTGGACGTTCTGGATTTTCTGAGGAAAAGGGGCATTGAGATGGCGATAATGACCAGGAGCTCCCGGGAGGCGACCCTGAAGGCGCTGGAGATGCACGGAATAAGGGAGTACTTCCGGATAATCTCGACGAGGGACGACGTTCCTCCAGATGGGCTCAAACCAAACGCCGGGCAGTTGAGGAGGATAATTGAGTCCTTTGGCACAGAGCCCACCAAGGTTCTGGTGGTGGGCGACCATGGCTACGACATACTCCCCGCTAGGGAGCTCGGTGCGTTGAGCGTCATGATAACGGGGCATACCGCGGGGAGGATGAGCTTTTCGGTGGATTCTACGCCGGATTTTGAAGTCCAGGATATGAAGGGGCTCCTGCTCCTCCTGGAGAACATTCTGGATGCCTACGTTGTCGTCCCGGCCTACAACGAGGAGAAAACCCTTGGAGGCGTCCTGGACGACCTGCTCAGGTACTTCAGGCGGGAAGAGATAGTGGTGGTCAACGACGGCTCCGGGGACATGACGAGGGAGATAGCCCGCTCGAAGGGCGTTCACGTTCTCACCCACCTCGTCAACAGGGGGCTGGGCGGTGCGCTCGGAACTGGAATCGCCTACGCCCTCAGGCAGAAGGCCAGGCTCATACTGACGTTCGATGCCGACGGACAGCACCTCGTGAGCGACGCCCTGCGCGTCATGAAGCCCGTCGCCGAGGGAGGGGCTGACTTTGCGGTTGGTTCGAGGCTCAAGGGCGACACCAGCCAGATGCCCTTCGTGAAGCGCTTTGGAAACTTCGTTCTCGACGCAATAACGGCCGTCTTTGCCCGGAAGTATGTGAGCGACAGCCAGAGCGGTCTGCGCTGCCTCAGCAGGGAATGTGCGTCCAAGATTAGAATAACGTGCGACCGCTACGCGGTTTCGAGCGAGATCATAATCGAGGCCGCCAGGAACCGATGCCGCATCGTTGAGGTGCCCATCCGCGCCGTCTACACGGAGTACTCGATGAAGAAGGGGACGAACATCTTGGAGGGAGTTAAGATAGCCCTCAACCTGCTGTTTGATAAGCTGAGGTGA
- a CDS encoding MraY family glycosyltransferase yields MIAAAPLIGLTLTLILTPYIAARMKRAGIIGKDIHKMGRPEVAEMGGVAILLALPVALSPFMSEEIARVLMVFLLFGVVGIIDDLTNLRQLHKVILSLIVSFPVAFFGLAPEVNVFGYTLNLGILYPVFAVLFVTGSANLVNLLAGFNGLEMGTSAIILGVLAAITDGEARLLALAGMGAALGFLWWNRYPAKVFPGDTGTLSAGALIGLVAITGKVEAYAALLLVPHFLDFVIKATSVRFGVRRHGRTRVLPDGTLQAPPYPSFLGTIMRRARVTEPKLVAIVWLIELTLGLLVWALHRSL; encoded by the coding sequence ATGATAGCGGCCGCTCCGCTTATAGGTTTAACCCTGACGCTCATTCTTACCCCCTACATAGCCGCGAGGATGAAGAGGGCTGGAATCATCGGGAAGGACATCCACAAGATGGGCCGTCCGGAAGTGGCTGAGATGGGGGGAGTAGCAATCCTCCTCGCCCTTCCCGTGGCGCTCTCGCCCTTCATGAGCGAGGAGATCGCGAGAGTTCTCATGGTTTTCCTGCTCTTCGGGGTCGTTGGAATCATAGACGACCTGACGAATTTGAGACAGCTCCACAAGGTCATCCTCTCGCTCATAGTCTCCTTTCCGGTGGCGTTCTTCGGCCTCGCGCCGGAGGTTAACGTCTTCGGCTACACGCTCAACCTCGGCATCCTGTACCCCGTCTTCGCGGTACTCTTCGTCACGGGCTCGGCAAACCTGGTGAACCTGCTGGCCGGCTTCAACGGGCTGGAGATGGGCACTTCCGCCATAATCCTCGGTGTTTTAGCGGCCATAACCGATGGGGAAGCGAGGCTCCTCGCCCTCGCTGGCATGGGGGCGGCCCTCGGGTTCCTCTGGTGGAACAGGTATCCTGCGAAGGTTTTTCCGGGCGACACCGGAACGCTCAGCGCAGGCGCCCTGATAGGCCTCGTCGCTATCACCGGAAAGGTAGAGGCCTACGCGGCGTTGCTCTTGGTTCCCCACTTCCTGGACTTCGTTATAAAGGCAACGAGCGTCCGTTTTGGCGTGAGGAGGCACGGAAGAACGAGGGTTCTGCCGGACGGGACGCTTCAGGCGCCGCCGTACCCCAGCTTCCTGGGGACAATAATGAGAAGGGCCAGGGTGACGGAGCCCAAGCTGGTTGCGATTGTGTGGCTGATAGAGCTCACTCTTGGTCTTCTCGTTTGGGCTCTTCATCGATCACTTTGA
- a CDS encoding helix-turn-helix domain-containing protein: MLEKEKEALAKRIAGEITLSSDPGKTMRKWREIFGISQTELAEYLGVSSSVISDYEGGRRKSPGASTIRKFVEALLEIDERRGGNVIKAFSKTIGSELPTSAILDIREFALPLTIRDLVGAVKGDVVANMHLIDRRIYGYTVVDSIKAILEMSSEEFLKLYGWTTERALIFTKVTTGRSPMIAVRVQGLKPAVVVLHGVKKLDELAVKLAERERVPLVISHASSEAELITGLRRLVEKTEKEL, encoded by the coding sequence ATGCTTGAAAAGGAGAAAGAAGCCCTAGCCAAGAGAATCGCAGGAGAAATAACCCTCTCCTCCGACCCCGGCAAAACAATGCGCAAATGGCGCGAAATCTTCGGAATCAGTCAGACAGAACTCGCCGAATACCTCGGCGTCTCTTCTTCGGTCATAAGCGACTACGAGGGCGGCAGGAGGAAGAGTCCAGGTGCGTCGACCATAAGGAAGTTCGTGGAGGCCCTCCTGGAGATCGACGAGCGTCGCGGTGGAAACGTCATCAAGGCGTTCAGCAAGACCATCGGCAGCGAGCTTCCGACGAGCGCGATACTCGACATCAGAGAGTTCGCACTGCCCCTCACGATTAGGGACCTGGTCGGGGCCGTAAAGGGGGACGTTGTCGCCAACATGCACCTCATAGACAGGCGCATATACGGCTACACCGTCGTTGACAGCATAAAAGCGATCCTCGAGATGAGCAGCGAGGAGTTCCTCAAGCTCTACGGCTGGACGACGGAGAGGGCGCTGATATTCACCAAGGTCACCACCGGAAGGAGCCCGATGATAGCGGTCCGTGTTCAGGGGCTCAAACCGGCCGTTGTGGTTCTCCACGGAGTCAAGAAGCTCGATGAGCTTGCAGTGAAGCTAGCCGAGCGCGAGAGAGTCCCACTGGTCATCTCTCACGCGTCAAGTGAGGCGGAGCTCATAACCGGCCTCAGAAGGCTCGTCGAAAAAACTGAGAAGGAGCTATGA
- a CDS encoding BlaI/MecI/CopY family transcriptional regulator, translating to MEPHEFKLTEEGIKAVLPPLEAEIMEHMWKVQVATAGQVYEYMKVKHPDIRRSTISILMNRLCERGLLKRSVEKGRGGMRYVYSITTTREEFEERVVQSILDALMTNFKEATYAYLSKIKK from the coding sequence ATGGAACCGCATGAATTCAAGCTCACCGAGGAGGGTATAAAGGCTGTTCTTCCACCCCTCGAAGCCGAGATAATGGAGCACATGTGGAAGGTCCAGGTTGCCACCGCCGGCCAGGTATACGAGTACATGAAGGTGAAGCACCCGGACATAAGGCGCTCCACCATAAGCATCCTCATGAACCGCCTGTGCGAGCGCGGCCTTCTCAAGAGGAGCGTTGAGAAAGGCAGGGGCGGAATGAGATACGTCTACTCCATAACGACAACCAGGGAGGAGTTCGAGGAGCGGGTCGTCCAGAGCATCCTAGACGCACTAATGACGAATTTCAAGGAGGCGACCTACGCGTACCTGTCCAAAATCAAGAAGTGA
- a CDS encoding MFS transporter, whose amino-acid sequence MRKRLLLLVSLGWVFNYAHRMAIPPLIPMIKAELGINNAEAGLLMTALLLPYALIQVPAGYIGDRFGRKRLLVLSIIGYSLSSALIIFARGYWELLAVRALYGLFSGLYYAPATALISEVYRERKGSALGVFMVGPPVGSGIAPLIVVPIAMSLEWRYAFPALAAMSLAIGIALAFAIKGEVSKPLRVTFSIPRNVFLLSAANFIVLAAFFGLLTFLVSFLVNSGVSLETASLLFSLLSVIGIAGSLFGGGLYDRIGRRSIAVVFGLNALLTLILALTASPWVIIPLGLAFYSVGAIVTAYTSEKATGENLGSVMGFVNMIGFFGATVGPYLVGLLIDGFGYEKAFLSIPAMYLLAWGIIRVEEKLEKKEISRT is encoded by the coding sequence ATGCGGAAGAGGCTCCTCCTGCTGGTCTCGCTCGGCTGGGTCTTCAACTACGCCCACAGGATGGCAATTCCGCCCCTTATTCCGATGATAAAGGCCGAGCTGGGGATAAACAATGCCGAGGCCGGACTTTTGATGACGGCCCTGCTTCTACCCTACGCGCTCATACAGGTTCCAGCCGGGTACATCGGTGACCGCTTTGGGCGGAAGAGGCTCCTTGTCCTCAGCATAATCGGCTACTCGCTCTCATCCGCCCTCATAATCTTTGCCCGCGGGTACTGGGAACTGCTCGCGGTTCGAGCACTGTATGGCCTCTTCTCCGGCCTCTACTACGCCCCCGCAACGGCTCTGATAAGTGAGGTCTACCGCGAGAGGAAGGGCTCCGCGCTGGGCGTCTTCATGGTCGGCCCGCCCGTTGGCAGCGGAATAGCCCCCCTGATAGTCGTCCCCATAGCGATGAGCCTCGAATGGCGCTACGCCTTCCCCGCGCTCGCGGCAATGAGCCTGGCAATCGGAATAGCCCTGGCCTTCGCCATCAAGGGGGAGGTCTCAAAACCTTTGAGGGTCACGTTCTCCATCCCTCGGAACGTTTTTCTGCTCAGCGCGGCGAACTTCATAGTCCTGGCGGCTTTCTTCGGCCTCCTCACGTTCCTGGTATCTTTCCTTGTGAACTCGGGCGTCTCCCTTGAGACCGCGTCCCTGCTGTTCTCCCTTCTCTCGGTTATCGGAATAGCAGGTTCCCTCTTCGGCGGCGGCCTCTACGACAGAATCGGAAGGAGAAGCATAGCGGTGGTCTTCGGTCTCAACGCCCTTCTCACACTGATTCTTGCCCTCACGGCTTCTCCCTGGGTGATAATTCCCCTGGGACTGGCGTTCTATTCGGTCGGTGCCATAGTCACCGCATACACATCGGAAAAGGCCACCGGGGAGAACTTGGGTTCGGTCATGGGCTTCGTCAACATGATTGGGTTCTTTGGCGCAACCGTCGGTCCGTACCTCGTTGGGCTCCTCATTGACGGCTTCGGCTATGAGAAGGCGTTTCTCTCAATACCCGCCATGTACCTGCTGGCGTGGGGGATAATCCGGGTGGAAGAAAAGCTGGAAAAGAAGGAAATCAGCCGTACATGA
- the cas6 gene encoding CRISPR-associated endoribonuclease Cas6 translates to MRVEIKFRPAKEGTILPFNYNYDVYAQLLEKMAIVSPEIAREAEVSHVDYFTFSRIMVRKRELIPDKGIKVLSDDVSLYVSSSSSELIKAVVEGFIDSPVLQLGDAAFIADDIKILKEPRIRDGALFSTLSPIMVRTVKLSGNKMKIWDLYPSEEAFFDKLRKVMLMRYSAIVGAMPEEKDFTIDVIKFKPVRILVRDTYYRGSLMIFRYHGSLEIARFGYENGFGEKTRYGFGMVKVIDEEPKREDQE, encoded by the coding sequence ATGAGAGTTGAGATAAAGTTCAGGCCCGCAAAGGAGGGCACGATTCTCCCGTTCAATTATAACTATGACGTTTACGCTCAGCTTCTTGAGAAAATGGCCATTGTCTCGCCCGAAATAGCCCGGGAGGCCGAGGTGAGTCACGTTGATTACTTCACATTCTCCCGCATCATGGTCAGGAAGCGCGAACTGATACCAGATAAGGGAATAAAGGTGCTCTCCGACGATGTTTCCCTCTACGTCTCCTCGTCTTCCAGCGAGTTGATAAAGGCCGTTGTGGAGGGCTTTATTGACAGCCCGGTTCTCCAGCTGGGCGATGCGGCTTTCATAGCGGACGACATCAAAATACTGAAGGAGCCCAGGATACGGGATGGGGCGCTCTTTTCGACGCTCAGTCCAATAATGGTCAGAACGGTCAAGCTCAGCGGCAACAAGATGAAGATATGGGACCTCTATCCGAGCGAGGAGGCCTTCTTCGACAAGCTCCGCAAGGTAATGCTGATGCGCTACTCTGCCATAGTCGGGGCCATGCCCGAGGAGAAGGACTTTACGATAGATGTCATAAAGTTCAAGCCGGTCAGGATTCTCGTCAGGGACACCTACTACCGCGGCTCCCTCATGATATTCCGCTACCATGGCTCCCTCGAGATAGCCCGCTTCGGCTACGAGAACGGCTTCGGTGAGAAGACCCGCTACGGCTTTGGAATGGTCAAAGTGATCGATGAAGAGCCCAAACGAGAAGACCAAGAGTGA